The DNA region ctcatttcttctccttttcttctgcctGTCACTGCTGCTTCTATTGTGGTGCTCCCCTCAGTCCCCCATTTCTCTTGGACTCTCCCTCCTCACCCTTTTCTGGTTGTTTCAACATCTATAACCAACTTAAAATTACAGGTCCTAGGCTAATTTGTAAATTAATAACATCGACATTACCTTAATATAATGAAACATCTGAATTAAAAAGTCATTCCTGGAATCTTCAAGAATAAGAGTGCACCCCATGTTAGAAGTAGTGTTGTGAAGGTCAAAAATAATGTCATAGGAATCTTCACTATCTTTTGGAccaaataaatgatttatttcttgAGCCTTTCTCACTTCATATGGCAAATCCTCTGacttttttttgctgttattagcagaaagaaaaagattaacaACACCTGTAGCTAAGATAACATAAAAATACAATGAGAACACAGTATATAAGAAACTTGGCACCAAACCTTTAATATGAAAAACCTCTGAGGGAAGGGgaactttatttgaaaattttataaatgaaaaattacattttaccCTCTGTTTGATTCCAAGTAATGTTGCATTGACATGCTTGCAAATAATAGTTCATTTATGTGGCTGGTCACAGGAAGGACATTTCAAACAATTTATCATTTGACTTCAACTCTGAATGAAATTCATCCATTAATTTAATCAAGAGTCCCTTAGTAGTTAAGTGTACTGGGCTATAAAGAAGCTAGACCACCAAATGCACCTATAATTTTTTTACACTCTAGCTAATTCTAGTGCACAAGAATAGTCAAACTTAGGAGCTCACATCATCTTATTAAGGATTCTTAAGTGATTCTAGGACCCACTAGTGGTCCAGGGTCAAGGTTTACAGAGAAGAGTCTGGGAACCCTGCGATAATGCAAAACATTGCAGGTATATGCACATATGCATCATAGGATGAGGGttgataatttttattgaattctcaAATGAGTCTCTACCTGCTCTCCCCCACCTCCAAGCTCAATGGTTAGGatacattttttcttaatgtacatgataatttaaatttatttttctcatgaaaGCGTTCAACAACATTTCtctataattccatttatttctatCCTCTGACTATTTTTGTTAGCATCTTCAAAAGACCTACAGTTTGCACCTGAGTAATTCTTGCCCGGAATGCAATCAAGAAGTTAGAGCAGCAGTTTTTCAACtatgaagaaaagcaatgaagacaAAAGCTGCATATTAAGGCTAGTGCAGTGGgaagactggggcttccctagtagctcagctggtacagaatccacctgcaatgaaggagaccccagttcgattcctgggttgggtccCCTgtagaaaggataggctacccactccagtattcttggacttccctgatagctcagatggtaaagaatctgcctgcaatgtgggagacctgggttcgatctctgggttgggaagatcctctggaggaaggcatggcaacccactccagtattcttgccttgagaatccccatggacagaggagcatggagggctacagtctgtgggatcgcaaagagtcggacactgagcaactaagcacagcacagtgagaagacagaagTCTGTGGCCTTTATGATATCACTGAGCCACTGTATCTGCCTGGACTGCCTACCTCTGGACTTcttatttgtgggaaaaaaaaacccttatttGTTTAAGTCATTGTTTTCAGATTTCTATTATAAGCAACCAGATTGTTCCTAAAGgctacatgtgtatgtgtgtgcgggctaagtcgcttcagacgtgttctttgtgaccctacggactgtagccctccaggctcctctgtccagaggattcttcaagcaagaatactggagtgggttaccatgccctcctccaggggatcttcccaaaccaggggtcaaacctgcatctcttatgtctccttcatttgcaggcgagttctttaccacggatcccctggtggctcagtcagaagagtctgcctgcaatgcgggagacctgggtttaatccctggatagggaagatcccctggaggaggaaatggctacccactccagtattcttgcctggagaattccatggacagaggagcctggtgggctgcagcccacggggtcacaaagagttggacatgactgagtgactaacactttctttaccactaggaccacctggaaagcccaaaagcTACAAATGCactttaaaagttaattaatGCCACAACTCCATAAGTTCCTCCCTCCTTGCCATAACTGATTTGCTTCTCCTTCTCCCCCATGTGAGTAAATGCCACCACCAGCTACTCAGGTGCTCAGAGTCAAGAAATGATGTCCTGAAAGATAATAAACTCTATTCAGTATTTGAATAATTGAAAGATTTAGTAACCCACTAGATGTAGGGAATAAAGAATGTGGAAAGTTCTAAGATGATTTCCACAAGTGATTTAGTGGGTAATGGTGACATCACTGAGATGAGGAATATAGGAAAAGCAGCACAGTTTAGGAGGAGGATGGGAGAAGGTAAGTGACTAATCTATCCCATAAGTTTCCATAAACACCCTGAAAAAAACCTGTCCGGCCTCTGATAAGTGTTAAATATAATAAGTAGAAAGTGAGTTTAATTTAAAAGACTAGTCTCATTGAAATGCAAGCCACTGAGTGGTCATAATAAGAAAACTCAATCTAGTCCATTTCAGAGTTATTTGGCAAGTTAACATGCCAACTAAAAGTTATTCTTCAACTAATCCTTAGTGGTAATGTAAGAGTTAGTTAATAGCTATTTTAGTTGAATAGATAAACCTTAATCGTGTTGACATAATCTCAGTCATGAATATAAAGCAtgtttgaatttaaaatttatgttagtAAAAATACGGTTTGATATGTAAGCTATGACTAATGTATAATTGCCCCAGAAAATGTATTCCATAAAGTGAGGCAAATTTGTATAAATATAGTAACCATCTCTTGATCTGTGGTGAGATTAAAGTAACTCTTTAAACTCAAAACAGGatttaatagaaaataagtatataaaacagTGCTATATTAGTTGTTGCTGGGCATGACTTATATCTTAGCTTGTCATCTGTTAGCTCATTGAGAGCAGAAACCATTCTGTACATAACTTTGTATTCCCACAGTATCTGGCACAGTGCCCCATGAAGAGtaggtatttaaaaatatttttatgtaaatgaaagaaGTGGTAAAAAGCTTAGACGCCTATATATCTACAGGAGTAGCTACAATGATgtaaacaaaggcaaaaataataagGACATAGAGCATTATGATTGTATACCCTATATGTAATGTATCATCAGCTATAATTTAAATTCAGAAAATCCAGGTCTCAGGGACCCACTACTTAAAGTAGTACATGTACTCCTCAGATCACAAAGCAGTCTAATGTTTTCTTATGATGGTTATTTATTCACGCTTTCATTAAACAAACATTAACTGAAACATTACATTTTTCTTAACTAGAATTTCATGCACTACCAAAACATAGGCAAAAAACACAGTAGTGAATCACCTAGAAAGCTAAAAAATAGGTACCTAAGCATAGCAgtcaaatattaatttaatgCAAAAGACTTAttaaatctgtttctttaaagacatgatttaaaaataaaaacttttcttaTTCGTTGTCCTAGTCTagatagaatatatttttaaaaataaatcagttaagAAGTGTCtgacatttaaaaagtttataaaagaGTACATGAATGTCCAGTTCAGGTAATTAATTCATCATATAGTAtgactaaaagtgaaagtgacctTATTCACAATAGCGATTCTGTGTATGAACATGAatatcatatgtatatacatgtgctTTCACACGTACTActtttcacatacacacacaaacacacgtgtgcatgtgcacacatacaaCACAAAATATAGTCTTACCCAAGATTTTCAGGGTCAAAAACTCGATTCAGGTCACAGTCAATATATCTGGTGCACTTCTTCACTGCTCTTGGGTTGGTAATAAATGGTTTTACCTCCAGCCCTGTTCTCTGAATCTCAGTGCCGTTCTCCAGCCAGTGCTTAACTAGAAATATTCCTGTTAGTTCATTCCCATGAGTTCCTCCAAAGATAGCCACCTTTTTTATAGGGTCTTCAGCAACGTGACAAGAAGTCATTTTTGTCAAGTAGGTTTATCTGATTTCGGCAATTCAGAAGAGAGGAGATCAAAGAAAACTTAATTTCTTAAGCAAGGTTTAGAAATTTAAATCTAAATGAGACTTTAACCTAAGTGCAAAGTACAGACTTCTCTTGAGtggagtatattttaattttctgttacaAGTTCTGAGCTCTGTTTATTATGGGGATACTCCCTTCTTTAGCCCTGCCCTTTACCATATTTGGGTTAAAATATGCAGAGATCAACTAGAGATGCAGCTGTTTACTTTAACTTCTAACTCCCTCAAATGGTCGGTAGACCTAAATGCAATAAGTTAGCATCTCACACTTAAGCGaaacttttgctttctctttagcCAGAATGTTTTCTACCAGTGTTTTCATGATTATTTGTGGTAGTAAAAATAGATTACACTTTTCTTatcctcaaaaatataaaataaaagactggCCCATAGTATGCATCttattattcaatatttatatttctgcttAAAATCATTTCTTCTCTGAAATGAGTTTAGGCCCTATTTATCTTCTGAGGGAATCTGAATTTCAGCTCTATAAACAGCCAATGGCAGATCCTCAGAGAACTCCTCTGGAACCactatcctttcttttttttaattttcagtacattaaatttattcataaaaaatccttaaaaatgtacactttttcctttttaacatagTAAAACATAAAACCCTCAACTGAATTGACATTTATAATTCAAAATCAAATTAAGAGATTAAATActtaagaatcttttaaaaatataaagttacaTGCAATTTTGTAGAACTGACATAAAAATGGGAGAATATTCCTTCAttcctaaaaagaaaatatgtccaGTAGAAGCTGTGAAGATGCTTGGGTACAcaatttcttcagtttcagtaCCAAAGCCTGTCTTTGCGTATCTAAGAACTTTACGCATGTGAACGGCTTCTTACAACagcaggatggactggctggcgCTACCCCCCTCCCATTACAGTGTAGTATTATAACACTGACCTTTGGCCTCCAACCAGCATAGTACATAGTTTGTGAGTGTTGATTAAAGATACTCACTTTGACTCAGAACCTTAGGACTTTTCAGGAATTGAGCCTCTTCAGAACCCATGACTGTAAATCTCACCTGCCTCATTTTTGGGGCATCATTTGCGCTTTGGAAAGGACGGCCAACCCACTCAGGTGCCACAGGCCCATCTGCTGGATGAGTGGTCAAGCTGAGCAGGTCATGGTTTCCCTTACAACATTTAAGACGCTTCAACACATCAGTTATCAGTGTGTAGAACTAGTAAGGCATCAAATAAGCCACCACGGAAGTAGGAGGAGTGACAATGACAGGGAGTGAGCCGTGTGCAATCCAGCACCCACTTGGCAAGTGCTCACTGGCAACACTGGAGTGAGCGGACAGATGCAAGTCTCGGTCAGCCTGTGCTCAGACTGGAACACGTTACCACTGTATAACTTTAGGCAAAGTTACCACCGGCTCTGCACCTCCATACACAGTGTGCAGTATAAACTATGGGGACTTCTTGTGATAAAGAACCTAGAATTCTAAACAGTGAATTAAAATACTGAACCTACTACcatattttattgactatgccaaagcttttgactgtgtggatcacaataaactgtggaaaattctgaaagagatgggaataccagaccacctgacctgcctcctgagaaatctgtatgcaggtcaggaagcaaaagttaaaactggacatggaacaacagactggttccaaataggaaaaggagtacgtcaaggctgtatattgtcaccctgcttatttaacttatacgcagagtacatcatgagaaacactgggctggaggaagcacaagctggaatcaagattgccaggagaaatatcaataacttcagatatgcagatgacaccacccttatggcagaaagtgaagaagaattaaagagcctcttgatgaaagtgaaagagaagagtgaaaaggctggcttaaagctcaaattcagaaaactaagatcatggcatctggtcccatcacttcatgggaaatagatggggaaacagtggaaacagtggctgacttaatttttctgggctccaaaatcactgcagatggcgactgcagccatgaaattaaaagacgcttgctccttggaagaaaagcgatgaccaacctagacagcatattaaaaggcagagacattactttgccaacaaaggtctgtctagtcaaggctatggtttttccagtggtcatgtatagatgtgagagttggactataaagaaagctgacagccgaagaattgatgcttttgaactgtggcgttggagaagactcttaagagttccttgcaTTGcaaagggatccaaccagtctatcctaaaggagatcagtcctgggtgttcaccggaaggactgatgttgaagctgaaactccgatactttggccacctgatgtgaagagctgactcatttgaaaagaccctgatgctgggaaagattgagggcaggaggagaaggggatgacagaggatgagatggttggatggcatcaccaactcaatggacatgggtttgggtggactctgggagttggtgatggccagggatgcctggcgtgctgcggttcatggggtcgcaaagagtcagacatgactgactgaactgaactgaactgaattaccaTATTATTAAGCTGACTCATGTAATTTTTTGGAGATTATAAATCacactgggtttttttttatcctttctttcagAAAGCTTTCTAATGGTTAGAGACACAAGAACCAAATCAAAGATCACTGGGTCTTAAAAAGTTACTTTGAAACATAACTTTTTTGGGAAACAggctttaatttctttctcatgAAGTTATTAGTAATTCCATGTCAACTTTCTTAGGGATCTTCCTCACTTTTTGCCTGAATACTAAAAGACAAACAACCATTAGTAATGTTCAAGACACTGTAATGCCTGAAAATGTCTTGAGACATGCTCTATATACTAACCAGATTATACGAGTTTATACAGACACAGCCTAATTTACTAGCAGCAGAGACTCTCCACTGGAATGTGTTATTCAAGAAGGGGTCTTATTAGGGGAAACTATGCAGAATACTGTACTAAGATGATTACATTCTTTTGGAGAAATGAGTCTGAGCCATATCCGATTTGATTTCATGCTCAATCACCCAGAAAGTCAAATATGTTCAAGTACTGAAAACATTATGTACTAGTAATGGGAAATCGTTCAGAAGGAGTACAACAAGAGTGATTCCTTACAACTACAGAGTAGTTTAATTTAAAACGTTTTTTGCCATCTGTTTTCTCAGTTTATTCACATATCCACTTGAGGCGATAGGAAGGGTTAGCAATTGACATCCCCAGTGCAGtggtaagagaaaaaaagactaatTTGGTTAAGTTGCCGAGTTTCCAGGAGAAAACCAGGCCTGAGATCCAAGTTTTCTGAATCCAAGTccagtgtttttcacagaacaatAGGGTGTTCCCTGTTATTTTTGGCTTTCcccaaaattctaattttgctCTTTCCAAATTCACATAAACAGTCACAACAGTGTGCTCAGGAAACAAACAAGCTTACAAACAAAACACatgatggaaatataaaatgtgaatgctttaaaatagttaataaccCAATATCCGTTTTCTTCCTTTAAGAGATTATAATGCAGAGACCCAGAGAAAgcataacaataaaattaaaatgcacacATTGAAATTACTGTtctaatttcagaaaaaaacccTGTAGCTTTTGGTTTTCTGTCCACATCCATGTACACTGAACACTTCAGTGCAGAGATGCAGAAAACAAGCATAAATGTAAACAGATGACGATCGTATTATTTAGTTACTTTGGTTTCAAGAACAGTAACTATGGTAAATTATTAACATTCGATTATGCTTTGTTTCTCTTCTGCCAATTTCTGGTTAGTTCTGTCCTTTGCCCTAGTCTCTCTGGAAATGCTGCTTCAGCTATCTACTTGTAGCTGGCACAAATGACTTGCAATTTGAGGCTTGTTTTATGGAATTTTAACAGATCAACACTCTGAAGCACATCTAACATTCATAAAGTTTCCTTTACATGTCAAAATGAATAACTTTTTTTGAGAGTTAATGAATTGTAGTAATTCTGTCCTATACTTACCTTGTATATTGTGTACAGAGTTTGTCTTCTGTGGAAagctttattagaaaaaaaaggagagcaTTTCCTTAGAACTAGAGCAACAGAGGCTTTTCATACTCTTATACCAAGTTAACTTCCGAAAGATTTTTAACTCCCTGTTTCCCAAAGCACTCTAAATATCTGAACCCGAGAAATTTTTCTGAACTACAAATTTTTATTAGTCTAGTTCTTTTTGAGAAATTCAGAGAACTGATAGTATACAAACTGAGACTCTTTTTAGCTGTCACTATCTCACAATGAGGTGGAATATTTATCATCTGGTCTCAATCTACCTCTAATCCTATCTCCTAATATTCTCTTTGACCTATTCTTCAAAGAAATATATCTCATGGTCTCATACTCTTgtgaagtgaaaggcactcagtctgaaaggcttccctgatagctcaggtggtaaagaatccacctgcaacgtgggagaccccattttgatccctgggttgggaagatcccctggagaagggaatggctaccactccagtattctggcctagagaattccatggactgtatatacagtccacaggtttgcaaagagttggaaggaGTCCTAAGAAGGA from Cervus canadensis isolate Bull #8, Minnesota chromosome 1, ASM1932006v1, whole genome shotgun sequence includes:
- the ASPA gene encoding aspartoacylase isoform X2, with the protein product MTSCHVAEDPIKKVAIFGGTHGNELTGIFLVKHWLENGTEIQRTGLEVKPFITNPRAVKKCTRYIDCDLNRVFDPENLGKKKSEDLPYEVRKAQEINHLFGPKDSEDSYDIIFDLHNTTSNMGCTLILEDSRNDFLIQMFHYIKTSLAPLPCYVYLIEHPSLKYATTRSIAKYPVGKEFPPCAIEVYKIMEKVDYPRNESGEIAAVIHPKLQDQDWKPLHPEDPVFLTLDGKTISLGGDQTVYPVFVNEAAYYEKKEAFAKTTKLTLNAKSVRSSLH